The Mobula hypostoma chromosome 24, sMobHyp1.1, whole genome shotgun sequence genomic sequence AGCAATCTCtttacgataggatcttttaagagacttttggatagttaccaggagcttagaaaattagagggctatggtcaaatctagtaatttctaaggtagggacatgatcggcacaacttagttggccgaagggcatgtattgtgctgtaggttttctatgtttctatgtaacctgCTGCACACAAAACATTCAACCTTGGGCAAGGACTGTTGTTGCTCGAACACTAAACTCCAGAGACCCAGCTGCTCCAGCTGGCAACAACTCCTGTTCCTTTTATCAGACTATCTCAAGGATCAGGTGAAGACTACACTGAAAACAAAATCACTGTGCAACGACTTGTTGCCTGAATCCACCCCCGCTCCCCAACTCCACCCGCCCAAGAATGTTGTTGATTCCCTTGGATATTTGTTGAGCACATGTGCCCATGGAAGCTCACTGGGACCCGTCACCCGAATGTATGAAGTGGGATTGGAGGCTGACATGGACGggtaatgatttatttatttagtcatTTCGAGAGacaaaggaacaggcccttccggcccaaccaACCTATTTAACACTATCCTAATCAAAGgaacatttacaatgaccagttaatttaCTAACCTTTGtgtgtccttggaatgtgggaggaaaccggagcacctgaaggaaacgtCCGCACTCACGaagagaacgtagaaactcctttcaGCCCGTGGCAGATTTAAATGTTTTACACAACATCGCTCCAAATTTTAATTGCGTCGTGCGAATCCCTACGCTACCATAGTGCCTATGATGAGAGGCTCCCTCTCCCAAAGGGTTATAACTCTGCCTGTGTTTCGggtcattgtgtgtgtgtagtaATACCGGAGGATCCATCGTGGAGTTGTTCCCGCTGTCTGCTTGTACCAAAGTACACAATAGCTTTCTGCACTTTACTGTTCGTCAGAGCAGATTTCATCCCCACATTCAGACAGACTTCAAACCCCCTAACAGTCAGGGTGGATTTGAACTCAACATCTGAATGACTCGTGTGGAAACAGGAAGTCTGTACTGTCTGCTCCGTTGTACCTGGATCTGTGAGGGATGGTAAGTGGCAAGAACTGAATCAGGGAAATAAGGGGGAAAGATTACCTTTTATTTCAAAACCagggaacaaactgtgcaaacattcACAATTATGATTGTGATATTCAGTGAGGTAAACTTTAAAAAGCACACGCAAATATGGCACGGTAGCCACTCATGTGTCTCCCTATGGCGATTCCCCTTTCATTGATCAGGAGATCAGCCTATGTATTTTTAACTTTGGCTGCACCGACTACAATGCACGCACTGCTGGACTTCCCCGTTCGGCAGCATTCATCAGTCTTCCACCGAGCTTCCAGCAGCACCACGTCTGTGTCGGCAGCTTGTAGATCAGAGGGTTGTCTATTACACATTTGCTGGGAACAAAGAGGACAGAGACCCTTGTGTCTGGCTCCTTCTGTGCAAGTTTGAGAGATATCAGGCACAGAGCAACCTGTTCGTCCACTCTTGTTTTATCAACGGATCTGCTCTTTGCCGCCAGTAGCACCGCCACATCCTGATGGTGTGAGACGGTGAATAGGAAGGTTTCAAATCCTTTGCTCTAGTTAATCAGAAAcaaggaaaaatctgcagattctggaaatccgagcaccacacacaaaatactggaggaactcatctggAAAGGCAGCATCTTGGGAAAGAGTGAATAGAGATTGAAAGCGTGAATCCGGCGTAGGATAGAGAAGCGCACAAATATtaccaaagggtttcggccctaaACGGCGatggtactcttttcctagatgctgcctggcctgctgagttcctctagaatttagtgtgcgttgctctggTTGGTCAGTGTGAGTCTCCCTGatttgcatgggtttcctccccggTATGAATGGCTCTATAACTGGGTACACCGGAGACGGCGGCGACAGTCTGTCACAGATCCATCGGCTGAAGGGACGTAGGAAGTTGACGGACAACAATGATACGGACGCTGTGCTTTTTCTGGTCTCTGGCATTGTGGCTGGGCTGTAAGTACAGGCAGCATGTCTGCACCGCCAGCGGTTGTTGGTGTGGGCTTCAGGGGTCACGTTAAAGAGTTAATGGTTAAAGCTGATTCCCTGCCTCTCTTGCAGCTGGAGAATCCCAGACTCCGACTCAGCCTCCGACTGTGTCGCTGAGTCCAGGAGGCACGGCCACGTTGGAATGTAACATCGGAACAAAAGCTAGCTATCCTGTTGGTTGGTACAAGCAGACACCGGGAACAGTTCCACAGTTGATCCTGTACTACCATCAATCGAACAGCGCCCCGACCTACGAGTCTGGGTTTAGCAGCGACCGTTTCACGTCGACAGCCAACAGCGCCGGTACCGTTTACCAGTTAATCATAAAAAACGTGGAGCTGAACGATGCAGCCGTCTATTACTGCGGAACGTGGGATTCATCGGGCAGCTATTACTTGTTCGGCCCAGGGACCAAGCTCTTTGTTACAGGTAAGTGTCTGGGAAAACCCTCTAGCTGCATGAATATGGTCACCTGGTAATTAATAATATATACATTATTATTTCTTGGCTAATTTGATAATGAAAACGCCGATTTACCATCCAGTCGTGCCACGTATCGTTTCTGAAATTGAACGCCCAACTCAATATTTGCGCGGGTTCAATCCTATCAGTTTGGCCGCTTTTGCTTTGGTTTGTTGGAAGCCAGCGTGAGGAGTTCCAGCTTCTCGGAATGC encodes the following:
- the LOC134337234 gene encoding immunoglobulin lambda-1 light chain-like — its product is MIRTLCFFWSLALWLGSGESQTPTQPPTVSLSPGGTATLECNIGTKASYPVGWYKQTPGTVPQLILYYHQSNSAPTYESGFSSDRFTSTANSAGTVYQLIIKNVELNDAAVYYCGTWDSSGSYYLFGPGTKLFVTDQQLPDPSVTLLGPSAEEISAKGTGTLVCLVSKLSVGFPVVSWTVNDSPTSSEVQTSGVTQNADKTFSLSSYLTVPGADWSSGKRYSCSVQQGAASTIYATVTQSSC